A region of Microtus ochrogaster isolate Prairie Vole_2 linkage group LG1, MicOch1.0, whole genome shotgun sequence DNA encodes the following proteins:
- the Ppbp gene encoding platelet basic protein: protein MGFRLRPTSSGPGTSPLHNLQALWLLVLLLTALVPTTVGQSIDVDPYIELRCQCTKTISGIPLNRISLVNVFRPGVHCANVEVIATLKSGGKVCLDPNASAIKKIVMKILEGY from the exons ATGGGCTTCAGACTCAGACCGACATCCTCCGGCCCCGGGACCAGCCCACTTCATAATCTACAGGCATTGTGGCTGCTGGTCCTGCTCCTCACTGCCCTGGTTCCCACGACAGTTGGACAAT CAATTGATGTGGACCCGTATATTGAATTGCGCTGTCAATGTACGAAAACAATCTCTGGAATCCCACTGAATAGAATTTCCTTGGTGAACGTGTTCAGGCCAGGAGTCCACTGTGCCAACGTGGAAGTGAT AGCCACACTGAAAAGTGGAGGAAAAGTCTGCCTGGACCCCAATGCCTCTGCCATCAAGAAAATAGTTATGAAGATATTGGAAGGTTATTGA
- the LOC102000820 gene encoding platelet factor 4, whose product MSAAAVFRGPRPNPGLLLLGLLFLPAAIAITTASPEEGDGGLHCVCVKTFSSGIHAKHITALEVIKAGRHCAVPQLIATLKNGRKICLDKQAPLYKKVIKKLLES is encoded by the exons ATGAGCGCCGCTGCGGTGTTTCGAGGCCCCCGGCCCAACCCTGGGCTGCTGCTTCTGGGCCTGTTGTTTCTGCCAGCTGCGATTGCCATCACCACTG CTAGTCCCGAAGAAGGCGATGGAGgtcttcactgtgtgtgtgtgaagacctTCTCCTCTGGGATCCACGCTAAACATATCACTGCCCTGGAGGTGATCAAGGCAGGACGCCACTGTGCGGTTCCCCAGCTCAT AGCCACTctgaagaatgggaggaaaatTTGCCTGGACAAGCAAGCACCCCTGTATAAGAAAGTAATCAAGAAACTCCTGGAGAGCTAG